A single Cyprinus carpio isolate SPL01 chromosome A20, ASM1834038v1, whole genome shotgun sequence DNA region contains:
- the LOC109113165 gene encoding cytochrome c oxidase subunit 7A2, mitochondrial-like: MLKMFRHFLALQQVSRRQISSTVRRQLDNNVPDKQKLFQEANGIPVHLKGGVGDAVLYRATMGLTVLGTAYVIYELVKAALPQKKD; the protein is encoded by the exons ATGCTGAAAATGTTTCGACACTTTCtg GCTCTGCAGCAGGTTTCCAGACGGCAGATCTCCAGCACCGTCCGCAGACAGCTGGACAACAATGTGCCGGACAAACAGAAACTCTTTCAG GAGGCCAATGGGATTCCAGTTCATCTGAAGGGAGGAGTCGGTGACGCTGTTCTTTACCGTGCAACTATGGGTCTCACAGTACTAG GAACTGCATATGTCATATATGAACTAGTAAAGGCAGCTCTCCCTCAGAAGAAGGACTGA